The Bradyrhizobium barranii subsp. barranii genome segment CAGGCTCGTTCTGGTCTTCGTGCTGTTCTTCGCTTTCGGCTATCTCTGCACCAACGTCGTTGGCCATTTCGGTCCACGCCAGCTCGGCGCGTTCTGGCCGCTCTACTTCATGCTGTTCTATACGCTCGCAGGTCTCTGGTTCGGCTATGCCTTCGTCGCGATCGGTCTCGGCATCGCTGCGCTGACGCTGATCGGTTTCTTCTACATCGGCGAGGCGTTCCCGCTCTGGATGGCGTTCGTCAATGGCGGCGGTCTGATCCTCGGCGGGCTCTGGATGCGGCGGATCTAGCGCATGGCCGAGCTCGACGACATCATCCACCAGCCGCTGCGGCTGAAGATCATGGCGGCGCTCAACGCGCTACCGGTCTCCACCGGCCTGGAGTTCTCGCGATTGAAAAAGCTGACCGGCGCCACCGACGGCAATCTCGGCGCACACATCGAGACGCTGGCGAAGGCGGGCTACGTCTCGGTCGACAAGGCCTTTGTCGGCAAGAAACCGCAGACCACAGTCACCGCCACCGCCGCCGGCCGCGGCGCCTTCGCGCGGCATGTGGCGACGTTGCAGGAGATCATTGCGGGGAAGCAGGTGTAGGCCATCGGCATGACTGCTTACGGTACAAGGTGAGCGTAAAATGGGTCCGTAATAGCGACTGCGTGGATGGTTTTCAGTTGGGTTACTGCCACCGGCGCAATGCCCGCGTTCCGAAGGAGCGAGAGGAGCATCAAGAATTTTGCGTGCGAAATGCGATTTGGAAGTGAAGTGTTGTGAGCAACGATGAATTTTCTGATGGCTGTGAAGCCGGCAACGGTATTAGCAAGCTCGTGGTGAAACTGAGTTACACTTGAAGCAGCAAAGCTCCCTGCCTTGCGAAGTATTGCCTCAAACTTTGGTTGAAGCGGAGAGCCAACGAATCTGGAAAACATTCCAGCGACTAACCGGGTGAGATGCTCGTTGCTTCCCCACATGGAGGCCTTCGTCTCAATAATTGCCATGAGTTCATCGTTCGATGAGTACTTCGAAGCAACCCAGATTTGGGCATACAAGCTCCATATAGCTGTGAGAAGACTTCTCGGATTTGCGCGAGCAGATGATGGACCTTCGTTTTTGTGGGTCCATCGAAACGAACCGAATATCCTTGTACGCGGCGGCCATGCCGTATTTCGAGGCGGGTCCGATAGTGCTTCACCCGCTTACTAAATTTTGGTACGTTTGAAAATCGACGTTCTCAATCTGGGGCACCTCAGTTTCGCCAAAGGCAGCCTCGACGAGTTCGAGTTCTTCAGCTGCCCCAAGGACCTGGGCAATGTAGTCAGTGTAATAAACACTGACGTTCTCCTGCTCGTGCGCTTGTTGGACGGCCACTTCGCACTCGCGCCTGAACCGATCCTCCAGCGTTAGAAACGCTTCTTCGGGATCAAGCGGCAGCTCTTGAAAATCGTAGCTCATCCGGCAGAGCCTCAATTCAAATAGGGCGACAACATACGCTGATCAGAGCGCGATCAATGCTCCCATACCCATCCTGCCGCGGAGACTTTCGAATTGGAACCAGCATTGCGTGGCTTTTCACCGCAATTGGTCTGCTCATGGCCGAATGAATGCCGATTCGCGCCCAAGGCGTGCACCCCAGAATGCCCGGGAGTTTGGGCCGTTCCCCCTTCACACCCGCCCCGATTCGTGCGACCTCCGCCCCCATCAAACCCCTCATTTTCGAGCCCTCGATGCACATTCTCCTGCTCGGTTCCGGCGGCCGCGAACATGCCCTGGCGTGGAAGATCGCTGCCTCTCCCCTGGTGACCAAATTCTGGTGCGCACCCGGCAATGCCGGCATCGCGCGCGAGGCGGAATGCGTGGCGCTCGATGTCGCCGACCATGCCGCCGTGATCGACTTCTGCAAGACGAATGCGGTCGAGCTCGTGGTGGTCGGCCCGGAGACGCCGCTGGCCGCCGGCATCGTCGACGATCTCACCGCCGCCGGCATCAAGGCGTTCGGGCCGAGCGGGGTGGCGGCGCAGCTCGAAAGCTCCAAGGGCTTCACCAAGGCGCTGTGCACCGAATTCGGCATTCCGACCGGCGCCTACAAGCGCTTCACCAACGCCAATGATGCGCGTGCTTACGTCCAGAGCCAGGGTGCGCCGATCGTGGTCAAGGCCGACGGCCTTGCCGCCGGCAAGGGCGTCGTGGTCGCCAAGACCGTGCGCGAGGCCGAGGACGCCATCGCCATGATGTTCGAGGGCGCCTTTGGCGAGGCCGGCGCCGAGGTCGTGATCGAGGAATTTTTGCCGGGCCGCGAGATCAGCTTCTTCGCGCTGTGCGACGGCGAGACCGCCATCCCTCTCGCATCCGCGCAGGACCACAAGCGCGTGTTCGACCACGACGTCGGCCCGAACACCGGCGGCATGGGCGCCTATTCGCCGACGCCGCTGGTCACGCCCGCGATCCACGATGCGATCATGGCAAAAATCATTTTGCCGACGGTTGCCGGCATGAAGCAGCGCGGCACGCCGTTCCGCGGCATCCTTTACGCCGGGATTATGCTGACGACGCAGGGCCCAAAACTGTTCGAGTTCAACGTGCGCTTCGGCGATCCCGAGTGTCAGGTGCTGATGCTGCGGATGATATCCGACATCGTGCCGGCGTTCCTCGCCTCCTGCGACGGGGAGCTTAAGCACTTCGACCTGCGCTGGCATCCGGACTCCGCGCTCACCGTGGTGATGGCGGCGAAGGGCTATCCCGGCGATTATCAAAAGGGCACGCGCATCGAGGGCCTCGATGACGCCGCCAAGGTCGAGACCGCCGAGATCTTCCATGCGGGCACGGTTGAGAAGGACGGCGCGATCCTCGCCAATGGCGGCCGCGTGCTCAATGTCTGCGCGCTCGGCAAGACCGTGACGGAGGCGCAGGCGCGTGCCTATCAGGCTGTCGACCGGATCAACTGGCCGGAAGGCTTCTGCCGCCGCGACATCGGCTGGCAGGCGGTGGAAGCCGAGAAGGCCCGGGGCTGACAGGCTTTTTTCTGCAATACGCGCACGGTGGCATCAAGATTGCCGCGTGCCTCCGCCCCGCCACATCGACATTCCAAAATTGCGCAATCGCCTGTTGGGGTTAGCAACCCTCACAGGTGACCATCGTGCTACTGTGCACGGGGTTGTTTTCGACATTTTTGTTCGAGGCGGCCCAGGACTGACCAGACGGGACTGACCAGATAAGGATGCCGAAGATGTCCGATCTCGCCGACCTCTACCCCGGCTTCGCCTCCGAATGGATCAACACCTCCTTGGGCCGCATCTTCGCCCGCGTCGGCGGCAAGGGGCCGCCGCTGCTGTTGCTGCACGGCTTCTCCGAGACCAACGTGATGTGGCACCGCGTGGCGCCGCAGCTCGCGGACAAGTTCACGCTGATCATCGCCGATCTGCCGGGCTATGGCTGGTCCGACATGCCCGAGAGCGATGCGCTGCACATTCCCTACAGCAAGCGCGCGATGGCCAAGGCCATGGTCGAGGCGATGGAGCAACTCGGCCACGTCCACTTCGCGCTTGCCGGCCACGACCGCGGCGGCCGGGTGTCGTATCGGCTGGCGCTCGACCATCCCGGCCGGCTGTCGAAGCTCGCCGTGCTCGATATCCTGCCGACCTATAATTACTGGGAGCGGATGAACCGCGCCTATGCGCTGAAGATCTATCACTGGACCTTCCTCGCCCAGCCGGCGCCGCTGCCGGAGACGCTGATCTCGGGCAATGGCGAGTTCTTCCTGCGCTTCAAGATGGCGAGCCAGACCAAGTCGAAGACGCTGGACGCCATCGACGAGCGTGCATTCGAACATTACATCGCCCCGTTCCGCGATCCCGCCCGCGTGCATGCGATGTGCGAGGACTACCGCGCCGGCGCCTATTTCGATTACGACCTCGACAAGGTCGATTTCGAAGCCGGCAAGAAGATCACGGTGCCGATGCTGGCCCTGTGGGGTGGCGCAGGCATCGCCCAGGCCGCCGCAACGCCGCTCGATATTTGGAAGCAATGGGCGACCAACGTCGACGGCATGCCGGTGGACTCCGGCCATTTCCTCACCGAGGAGAACCCGGACGTCACCGCAAAGGCGCTGCGCGAGTTTTTCTCGGCGCCTTAACGCCGCTCGCGAAAGAAGTCCTTGAGCAGCCGCGCCGCCTCGCTCTCGCCGACCCCGGAATAGACATCCGGCGCATGATGGCAGGTGGGCGAAGCGAAGAACCGCACGCCGGACTCGACCGCGCCGCCCTTGGGATCGGCGGCGCCGTAATAGAGCCGCCTGACCCTTGCAAAGGAGATCGCGCCCGCACACATGGTGCAGGGCTCCAGCGTCACGTAGAGGTCGCAGTCGACCAGGCGCTCGCTGCCGATCTTTTTGGCGGCCTCGCGTAGCGCAATGATCTCGGCATGGGCGGTCGGGTCGTAATCAGTCAGCGTCCGGTTCGCCGCGGTCGCGATGACCTCGTAATTGCGGACCACGACGCATCCGATCGGAACTTCGCCCGCCTTTCCGGCATTTTCGGCCGTTTTGAGCGCCAAATCCATGAAAGAGGGGGCTTTCAAGCCTCGTATCATCGCCAGAAACCTGCTAGTAGCTCCGCCTTCAGCAAGAGTGAATACCGGATTTGCCTGAGCATGCGGCTCGAAACGAGCGCGCACAATGCTTTCTGGCCACCCCCTAAGTGAGATTATTCATGCCTCGCGACAGCGACAAAGACAACGATTCCCGCGGCCGGCGTGATCGAGGCCCGGGCAGGGGTGGCCCGCCCAAGGGCCGGTCCGGCAAGCCGCGTGGCCCT includes the following:
- the purD gene encoding phosphoribosylamine--glycine ligase, encoding MHILLLGSGGREHALAWKIAASPLVTKFWCAPGNAGIAREAECVALDVADHAAVIDFCKTNAVELVVVGPETPLAAGIVDDLTAAGIKAFGPSGVAAQLESSKGFTKALCTEFGIPTGAYKRFTNANDARAYVQSQGAPIVVKADGLAAGKGVVVAKTVREAEDAIAMMFEGAFGEAGAEVVIEEFLPGREISFFALCDGETAIPLASAQDHKRVFDHDVGPNTGGMGAYSPTPLVTPAIHDAIMAKIILPTVAGMKQRGTPFRGILYAGIMLTTQGPKLFEFNVRFGDPECQVLMLRMISDIVPAFLASCDGELKHFDLRWHPDSALTVVMAAKGYPGDYQKGTRIEGLDDAAKVETAEIFHAGTVEKDGAILANGGRVLNVCALGKTVTEAQARAYQAVDRINWPEGFCRRDIGWQAVEAEKARG
- a CDS encoding alpha/beta fold hydrolase gives rise to the protein MSDLADLYPGFASEWINTSLGRIFARVGGKGPPLLLLHGFSETNVMWHRVAPQLADKFTLIIADLPGYGWSDMPESDALHIPYSKRAMAKAMVEAMEQLGHVHFALAGHDRGGRVSYRLALDHPGRLSKLAVLDILPTYNYWERMNRAYALKIYHWTFLAQPAPLPETLISGNGEFFLRFKMASQTKSKTLDAIDERAFEHYIAPFRDPARVHAMCEDYRAGAYFDYDLDKVDFEAGKKITVPMLALWGGAGIAQAAATPLDIWKQWATNVDGMPVDSGHFLTEENPDVTAKALREFFSAP
- a CDS encoding nucleoside deaminase, whose protein sequence is MIRGLKAPSFMDLALKTAENAGKAGEVPIGCVVVRNYEVIATAANRTLTDYDPTAHAEIIALREAAKKIGSERLVDCDLYVTLEPCTMCAGAISFARVRRLYYGAADPKGGAVESGVRFFASPTCHHAPDVYSGVGESEAARLLKDFFRERR
- a CDS encoding winged helix-turn-helix domain-containing protein gives rise to the protein MAELDDIIHQPLRLKIMAALNALPVSTGLEFSRLKKLTGATDGNLGAHIETLAKAGYVSVDKAFVGKKPQTTVTATAAGRGAFARHVATLQEIIAGKQV